A window of Actinomycetota bacterium genomic DNA:
CAACGACGGATCGGATTTGTTCGTAACGGGACGACCCGACGGCGACACCTTGTCGTGTACAGCGCACAGCACCGTCTTGTTCGGCGACCCGGATCGGGGCTACATAGGAGGGGTCACGGCGGCGACGGGGTTCACGATCGATATCAATCCGGCGTGCTTCGGGAGTCCCGACCAGGCGTGGCTGGCGGTCTCGGGCCCAGGCGACTCCATATCGTACGACGGTAGTTCGATCCACGCGACGTTCGGGCAGACGGCTCGTATCTCGGGTGCCAGCCGGTTCGACACCGCGGTCCAGATCTCCCGGCGCGCCTTCCCGCTGGGAGGCAGGTACGGTTTCGGTACGTGGGGCGCCTATTTGACCCCGGAGAGCTACGTCATGGGAGCGACGAGGGTCGTATACCTGACGAACGGGCTCAACTATCCGGACGCACTGGCGGCATCGGCGTTCTCTTCATCGATGATGGCAGGCCAGGCCGGTCCGGTGCTCTTCTGGAATGCGGTGGCGGGCGTTGTGCCCGATGAGACCCTCGGCGAGATCTGCCGGATTCAGCCGGGAAAGATCATCGCGCTCGGAGGGACTCTGGCGGTGAGCGATGCTGCTTTGGCCGAAGCTCAGACGGCAGCCAATTCCAGCGACTGCTTGACCGATTACGGGCTGGCGAACTAAGAGAACACGTTCCTGAAGTGTGGGGCCGGCCAGGTCGGCCCCACACTCGCGTCGAGCAACATCGGTCGGCCGGTACACTCGCGAACCGTGATGTTGCTGTCCGAGTTACGAGCCCGCGTGTGACGAGATGAGAGTCGTCAGCATCGTCGGGGCCCGCCCACAATTCGTCAAGGCCGCCGCCGTGGGCAGGGAACTGCGAACGGCTGCGACCGAGATCCTCGTGCACACCGGACAGCACTACGACGCTGGAATGTCCGAGGTCTTCTTCGACGAACTGGGGATTCCGGAACCCGATCTGAACCTCGAAGTGGGCTCTGGGCCTCACGGTCGTCAGACAGGCCGCATGCTCGAACGTATCGAAGAGGTTCTCCTCGTGGAGCAACCGGACTGGGTCCTCGTCTACGGCGATACGAACAGCACGCTCGCGGGTGCTCTCGCCGCAGCGAAGCTCCACATCCGCGTCGCACATGTCGA
This region includes:
- a CDS encoding cell wall-binding repeat-containing protein; this encodes MHRRSVYVLVSVVFMLVVGVVAAGAATQTDAPSQQELAQYLQQSTWHQPVDYPDWQGPTSGGTQATDTARPEATIVSAIGSALTDGCGDASSGAADINTVDVELQDDGNWRFTVNLCAAHDLSDETGWKIDFATTAYHSDGDTSPTPVTTYTASITHEIEYYSLLAPYNGIYEPNAAVYYNDGSDLFVTGRPDGDTLSCTAHSTVLFGDPDRGYIGGVTAATGFTIDINPACFGSPDQAWLAVSGPGDSISYDGSSIHATFGQTARISGASRFDTAVQISRRAFPLGGRYGFGTWGAYLTPESYVMGATRVVYLTNGLNYPDALAASAFSSSMMAGQAGPVLFWNAVAGVVPDETLGEICRIQPGKIIALGGTLAVSDAALAEAQTAANSSDCLTDYGLAN